A region of Acipenser ruthenus chromosome 51, fAciRut3.2 maternal haplotype, whole genome shotgun sequence DNA encodes the following proteins:
- the LOC131722803 gene encoding membrane-anchored junction protein-like produces the protein MPVNTFRSPLPETRFFHADNCVYKFRIRYGNNARAEDFRNEEGITQELEDAVRVVLANLESVQPFATKHFNIFPYKSKWERVSELRFKQGSSSLSAHPDVCTLYLELNSGQQQGQAGAAKRTLSTCTPVRADGGRSQEDDITVRPPKRSKQNLPPGGSGLRSEKVMSESDLSYAADEADEPGTGLANPQHACPGCPVQRYAALKTAVSRHESLNQSGPNRRSEETEDEEEVEAGEDMTSEGMEARDMTSEEAETKAGGILSRLASSLFPFWLFFGSRKP, from the exons ATGCCAGTTAACACATTCCGCTCCCCGCTCCCAGAAACCAGATTCTTTCACGCAGACAACTGTGTTTATAAGTTTAGAATAAGATACGGAAACAACGCAAG AGCGGAGGATTTTAGAAATGAGGAGGGCATCACACAAGAGTTAGAG gatgctGTTCGTGTTGTTCTTGCCAATCTGGAGAGCGTGCAGCCCTTTGCCACGAAGCATTTCAATATCTTTCCAT ATAAGAGCAAGTGGGAGAGAGTGTCGGAGCTGAGATTCAAACAGGGCAGCTCCTCTCTCTCCGCGCACCCTGACGTCTGCACCCTGTACCTGGAGCTCAATTCAGGGCAACAGCAGGGGCAGGCTGGGGCAG CTAAACGAACACTGTCCACGTGCACACCT GTCAGAGCAGATGGAGGAAGATCTCAGGAGGATGACATCACAGTAAGGCCACCGAAGCGCAGTAAGCAAAATCTGCCACCAGGGGGCTCTGGACTCCGGTCTGAAAAAGTCAT GAGTGAAAGTGATTTGAGCTACGCTGCTGATGAAGCAGATGAGCCAGGGACAGGCCTTGCG aatccTCAACATGCATGCCCAGGCTGTCCTGTCCAAAGATACGCGGCGCTCAAAACAGCTGTCTCCCGCC ACGAATCTTTGAATCAAAGCGGCCCAAACCGGCGCAGCGAAGAAACGGAAGATGAGGAGGAAGTGGAAGCCGGAGAGGATATGACGTCAGAAGGAATGGAAGCCAGAGATATGACGTCAGAAGAGGCGGAAACAAAAGCTGGGGGCATCTTAAGCCGTTTGGCCAG cTCTCTGTTTCCATTTTGGCTCTTTTTTGGGAGCAGGAAGCCTTAG
- the LOC117967846 gene encoding glycoprotein hormone alpha-2-like, with amino-acid sequence MGSIPEPNRTDPNGIEPPAQVTMLSARTLIAGVFLFIIMISGSWNHNTLGPGCHLHSFNVTIRSDRRGTCRGTHVAQACVGFCESSAFPSKYSVLLASNFQHNITSVSQCCTISKMQKIKVRLHCEGARREEIEIYTAEACQCDMCRLSRY; translated from the exons ATGGGG AGCATCCCTGAGCCGAACAGAACCGACCCGAACGGAATCGAGCCTCCCGCACAG GTCACCATGCTGTCAGCCCGCACTCTGATCGCTGGCGTGTTCCTCTTCATAATCATGATATCAGGGAGCTGGAACCACAACACCCTGGGCCCAGGATGTCACCTCCACT cctTCAACGTGACGATAAGGAGTGACCGGCGTGGGACTTGTCGTGGAACGCACGTGGCCCAGGCCTGCGTGGGGTTCTGCGAATCCAGCGCCTTCCCCTCCAAGTATTCAGTCCTGCTGGCCAGCAACTTCCAACACAACATCACCTCCGTGTCCCAGTGCTGCACCATCAGCAAGATGCAGAAG ATTAAGGTCCGTCTGCACTGTGAAGGGGCGAGGCGAGAGGAGATCGAGATCTACACTGCAGAGGCCTGTCAGTGTGACATGTGCAGACTGTCCCGCTACTGa